Proteins encoded together in one Synechococcus sp. A15-62 window:
- the infA gene encoding translation initiation factor IF-1 — protein MIETSGVIEKEQGNGFYLVTLEQPAGHQCLCRAAGKLTKFRIKLLAGDKVLVEISPYDLTRGRITYRERNAGAPGGRPGGNRPGGPRRR, from the coding sequence ATGATCGAAACCTCGGGCGTGATCGAGAAGGAACAGGGCAACGGGTTCTATCTGGTCACCCTCGAGCAGCCTGCTGGTCACCAATGCCTCTGCAGAGCGGCTGGAAAGCTCACCAAGTTCCGGATCAAATTGCTCGCGGGAGACAAGGTGCTGGTAGAGATCAGCCCCTACGACCTCACCCGTGGCCGCATCACCTACCGCGAGCGCAATGCCGGTGCTCCCGGCGGTCGTCCCGGCGGCAACCGCCCCGGCGGCCCGCGCCGTCGCTGA
- a CDS encoding pseudouridine synthase, protein MTTLLLNKPYGVLSQFTPEEGSRWGCLSDFVDVPQVYAAGRLDADSEGLLILTSNGRLQQRLTDPRFGHWRSYWAQVEGTPNTEQLQQLCDGVVVQGRRTLPAKAHWLQNQDQPQLPERTPPIRFRAAIPTSWLQLSLTEGRNRQVRRMTAAVGLPTLRLVRCCIDLMDNGPPLDLTGLQPGSWRAVTTAEEERLNRLINSSSSAAAQRGGHRQGGHRRG, encoded by the coding sequence TTGACGACGCTGCTGCTGAACAAGCCCTACGGGGTTTTGAGTCAATTCACGCCTGAGGAGGGAAGCCGCTGGGGTTGCCTGAGCGACTTTGTTGATGTGCCCCAGGTGTACGCCGCGGGTCGACTCGATGCAGACAGCGAGGGGCTGCTGATCCTCACCAGCAACGGCCGACTGCAACAGCGCCTCACTGACCCTCGCTTTGGCCACTGGCGCAGCTACTGGGCGCAGGTGGAAGGCACTCCCAACACCGAACAACTGCAACAGCTCTGCGATGGCGTTGTGGTTCAGGGGCGCCGCACCTTGCCAGCGAAGGCGCACTGGCTTCAGAACCAAGACCAACCGCAGTTGCCCGAACGAACACCTCCGATTCGTTTTCGCGCTGCGATTCCCACCAGTTGGTTGCAGCTGTCCCTCACCGAGGGGCGCAACCGGCAAGTGCGCCGGATGACGGCGGCTGTTGGCCTGCCGACGTTGCGTCTGGTGCGCTGCTGCATCGATCTGATGGACAACGGTCCACCGCTGGACCTCACGGGCCTTCAACCCGGCAGTTGGCGTGCGGTGACAACAGCTGAGGAGGAACGGCTCAACCGCCTGATCAACAGCAGCTCGAGCGCTGCTGCTCAGCGGGGAGGACATCGGCAGGGAGGGCACCGACGAGGGTGA
- a CDS encoding methyltransferase domain-containing protein has translation MAESCCSAPVPQSLDQTQAVEARYGAAAQEQEACLCTPVGFDPALLKVIPEAVVERDYGCGDPTRWVKQGDRVLDLGSGSGKNAFICSQIVGSSGRVTGVDRNADMLALSREAIPVVASAVGFDNVRFVDGAIEALDAPTATGEPLIADGSIDVVLSNCVLNLVNPSARDRLLANIRRVLAPGGRVAISDIVCDQVVPLRLQQDPDLWSGCISGAWQEQAFLEAFEALGFEQVRYADRSEQPWREVEGIEFRAVTLVGALPADVLPAEQQRSSCC, from the coding sequence ATGGCGGAATCGTGTTGTTCGGCCCCAGTGCCCCAGTCTCTGGATCAAACCCAGGCAGTCGAAGCCCGCTATGGGGCTGCGGCCCAAGAGCAGGAAGCCTGCCTTTGCACTCCGGTCGGCTTCGACCCTGCCCTGCTCAAGGTGATCCCTGAGGCTGTTGTTGAGAGGGATTACGGCTGTGGTGACCCCACCCGCTGGGTGAAGCAGGGGGATCGGGTGCTCGACCTGGGCAGCGGCAGCGGCAAAAATGCCTTCATCTGCAGCCAAATTGTCGGTTCATCCGGCCGCGTGACTGGTGTAGACCGCAACGCTGACATGCTGGCCTTGTCCCGTGAAGCGATCCCGGTAGTTGCTTCGGCCGTGGGCTTCGACAACGTCCGTTTTGTTGATGGTGCCATCGAAGCCCTGGATGCCCCCACGGCCACGGGTGAACCCCTGATCGCTGACGGTTCGATCGATGTGGTGCTGAGCAACTGTGTGCTCAACCTGGTGAACCCGTCGGCACGCGACAGGCTCTTGGCCAACATTCGCCGGGTCCTGGCTCCCGGTGGTCGCGTTGCCATCAGCGACATCGTTTGCGATCAGGTGGTGCCCCTGCGTTTGCAGCAGGACCCTGATCTCTGGAGCGGCTGCATCAGCGGCGCCTGGCAGGAGCAGGCCTTCCTGGAGGCATTCGAAGCTCTTGGTTTTGAGCAGGTTCGCTACGCCGATCGCAGTGAGCAGCCCTGGCGTGAGGTGGAGGGCATTGAGTTCCGGGCGGTCACCCTCGTCGGTGCCCTCCCTGCCGATGTCCTCCCCGCTGAGCAGCAGCGCTCGAGCTGCTGTTGA
- a CDS encoding NAD(P)H-binding protein: protein MQVLVVGGTGTLGRQVARRALDAGHQVRCMVRTPRKAAFLQEWGCELTRGDLLEPDSLDYALEGMDAVIDASTSRPNDPRSIYETDWDGKLNLLRACERAGVKRFVFLSLLGAHQHRQVPLMDIKACTEKLLESSDFDYTILQGAAFMQGVISQFAIPVLESQTVWVSGSPTAIAYMNTQDMARFAVAALEREETVRGTYPVVGPKAWNTGELVQLCERCSGKTARVFRVQPVLMNLMQGVASFFEPAVNVAERLAFAEVTGSGQTLDAPMQNSYAAFGLEASETTDMEGYIGEYYDTILKRLREMEADLDKDAKKKLPF from the coding sequence ATGCAAGTGCTTGTGGTGGGTGGCACCGGCACCCTGGGACGACAGGTCGCCCGTCGTGCCCTTGACGCCGGCCACCAAGTGCGCTGCATGGTGCGGACCCCCCGCAAGGCTGCCTTTCTTCAGGAATGGGGTTGTGAGCTGACCCGGGGCGACCTGTTGGAGCCCGACAGCCTCGATTACGCCCTTGAGGGCATGGATGCCGTGATCGATGCATCCACCAGTCGCCCCAACGACCCCCGCAGCATCTACGAAACGGATTGGGATGGAAAGCTCAATCTGCTTCGTGCCTGTGAGCGAGCAGGGGTGAAGCGTTTTGTCTTTCTCTCGCTGCTGGGTGCGCATCAGCACCGCCAGGTTCCCTTGATGGACATCAAGGCCTGCACCGAGAAGCTGCTTGAGTCGTCGGATTTCGACTACACGATCCTGCAAGGTGCCGCCTTCATGCAGGGGGTGATCAGTCAGTTCGCCATTCCTGTTCTTGAGAGTCAGACGGTGTGGGTCAGTGGCAGCCCCACGGCCATTGCCTACATGAACACTCAGGACATGGCCCGCTTCGCCGTCGCGGCACTCGAGCGGGAGGAAACCGTGCGTGGCACCTACCCCGTTGTTGGTCCCAAGGCCTGGAACACTGGCGAACTAGTGCAGCTCTGTGAACGCTGCAGTGGCAAGACAGCCCGAGTGTTTCGGGTGCAGCCCGTCCTGATGAACCTGATGCAGGGGGTGGCGTCCTTCTTTGAACCCGCCGTCAACGTGGCGGAGCGCTTGGCCTTTGCTGAGGTCACCGGCAGCGGTCAGACCCTGGATGCCCCCATGCAGAACAGCTACGCCGCCTTCGGTCTTGAGGCCTCGGAGACCACGGACATGGAGGGCTACATCGGTGAGTACTACGACACGATCCTGAAGCGTCTGCGCGAGATGGAAGCCGATCTCGACAAGGACGCGAAGAAAAAGCTGCCCTTCTGA
- the petM gene encoding cytochrome b6-f complex subunit PetM, with protein MAAEIFGTAAIFWVLIPVGLAGGALLLKLQGDD; from the coding sequence ATGGCTGCTGAGATTTTTGGAACTGCTGCGATCTTCTGGGTCTTGATTCCCGTCGGCCTCGCTGGTGGTGCTCTGCTGCTGAAGCTGCAGGGCGACGACTGA
- a CDS encoding N2,N2-dimethylguanosine tRNA methyltransferase has translation MAELSLGPGFFRPESRPARDLSVLLARHQSLHATRPLRWLDLMAGCGIRTLRWGLEALANTAVETELWINDGDPDRLPLIQANLQRLGCSMRLTAEAADLLLHRSIVERHWFDFIDLDAFGAPGPLIQPALQALRFDGLLFLASTDGRSPTGHDRPGAIRSLGAAARAHPSSWEMALRQQIGLVARQAWMLGRGLQPLFSFSEGRTFRLALRLRRQIPAGDEQKLGLVARCERCGAQRVQPLLKLSGWPACDCAAGQGRWSISGPLWIGPLQEPQFLQQLIAEAQQLGRQQISPATLRLMQRLQADPGDRPTVWPTDELARRLGSGGPTALGPLVQALQAAGYRASASGVMPGQVRTDAELPQLLQICASLRGEGI, from the coding sequence TTGGCTGAGCTCAGCCTTGGCCCAGGCTTTTTCAGGCCTGAGTCGCGTCCGGCCCGGGACCTTTCGGTGTTGCTGGCCCGTCACCAGAGCCTCCATGCCACGCGGCCCCTGCGCTGGCTGGATCTGATGGCCGGTTGTGGGATCAGAACCCTGCGCTGGGGGTTGGAGGCGCTGGCCAACACGGCCGTTGAAACGGAGCTCTGGATCAACGATGGGGATCCCGACCGGCTGCCGCTGATCCAGGCCAATCTGCAAAGGCTGGGGTGCTCAATGCGGCTCACGGCTGAGGCTGCAGACCTGCTGCTGCACCGCTCGATTGTTGAGCGCCACTGGTTCGATTTCATCGACCTTGATGCCTTCGGTGCTCCTGGGCCTCTGATTCAGCCGGCTCTTCAGGCTCTGCGCTTCGACGGCCTGTTGTTTCTGGCCTCCACGGATGGTCGCTCCCCCACTGGCCATGACCGGCCGGGCGCTATTCGCAGCCTCGGGGCTGCCGCTCGAGCCCATCCCTCCAGCTGGGAAATGGCCCTGCGGCAGCAGATCGGGCTGGTGGCGCGTCAGGCCTGGATGCTGGGACGCGGACTGCAGCCGCTGTTCAGCTTCAGTGAAGGCCGCACCTTTCGCCTAGCGCTGCGCCTGCGGCGCCAGATCCCCGCAGGTGATGAACAGAAGCTGGGGCTGGTGGCCCGTTGCGAACGCTGTGGTGCTCAACGGGTGCAGCCCCTGCTCAAGCTCAGCGGCTGGCCCGCCTGTGATTGCGCGGCTGGTCAGGGGCGCTGGAGCATCAGCGGCCCGCTGTGGATTGGTCCCTTGCAGGAGCCACAGTTTTTACAGCAGCTGATTGCCGAGGCTCAACAGCTGGGGCGTCAGCAGATCAGCCCTGCCACCCTTCGATTGATGCAGCGTCTGCAGGCGGATCCCGGCGATCGCCCCACGGTCTGGCCCACTGATGAGCTGGCCCGACGGCTGGGCAGCGGTGGACCAACAGCTCTGGGGCCATTGGTGCAGGCGCTCCAGGCGGCGGGTTATCGCGCCAGTGCCAGTGGCGTCATGCCGGGCCAGGTGCGAACTGATGCGGAATTACCGCAGCTGTTACAGATCTGCGCCAGCCTGCGGGGGGAAGGGATTTAA
- a CDS encoding alpha/beta fold hydrolase, which produces MPPAAVQTAEWGVQSTWQWKGWPCHWRVSGPEAGPALLLLHGFGAASGHWRHCAPRLAEQGWRVYSLDLLGFGQSAQPARQMDNRLWALQVCAFLDQVVQGPAVVIGNSLGGLTALTAAVLAPSRVRAVVAAPLPDPALIQPLPKRRAPWRRRWQRRLLALVLHVLPLELVVPLIARTGLLKAGLQGAYWQSIQSDPELLQLIARPARRPTAARALRGMSLGMANRPRGATAPALLEQLRVPMLLIWGRQDRFVPLAVGESVAASHTALELKVLDRCGHCPHDEAPDRFLAVLLPWLDRNLGGPDRQGTTSGDETHPFSGG; this is translated from the coding sequence GTGCCACCTGCTGCTGTCCAGACTGCCGAGTGGGGGGTCCAGAGCACCTGGCAGTGGAAGGGCTGGCCCTGCCACTGGCGGGTCAGCGGCCCTGAAGCGGGCCCTGCCCTGCTGCTGTTGCACGGTTTCGGCGCCGCCAGCGGACACTGGCGCCACTGCGCGCCGCGCCTGGCCGAACAGGGCTGGCGGGTCTACAGCCTGGATTTGCTGGGTTTCGGCCAATCCGCCCAGCCGGCACGGCAGATGGACAACCGACTCTGGGCCCTGCAGGTGTGCGCATTCCTCGATCAGGTGGTGCAAGGGCCAGCGGTGGTGATCGGCAATTCCCTGGGGGGCCTGACCGCACTCACCGCGGCGGTGCTGGCGCCAAGCCGGGTGCGGGCGGTGGTCGCCGCGCCCCTGCCGGACCCTGCCCTGATTCAACCGTTGCCGAAACGGCGGGCGCCCTGGCGGCGGCGTTGGCAGCGGCGCCTGCTCGCCCTGGTGCTGCACGTGCTTCCGCTTGAACTTGTGGTGCCCTTGATCGCGCGCACGGGCTTGCTCAAAGCCGGGCTTCAGGGGGCCTACTGGCAGTCGATCCAATCCGATCCGGAGCTGCTGCAGCTGATCGCCCGTCCTGCCCGGCGCCCTACAGCAGCCCGGGCCCTGCGGGGCATGAGCCTGGGCATGGCCAACCGCCCCCGAGGCGCCACCGCCCCAGCCCTGCTCGAACAACTGCGGGTGCCGATGCTGCTGATCTGGGGCCGTCAGGATCGGTTTGTGCCCCTGGCCGTCGGGGAATCCGTGGCCGCCAGCCACACAGCACTCGAGCTGAAGGTGCTGGATCGCTGCGGCCACTGCCCCCATGACGAAGCGCCTGATCGCTTCCTGGCTGTGTTGTTGCCCTGGCTGGACCGTAACTTGGGAGGACCAGACCGGCAGGGGACGACCAGCGGCGATGAAACACACCCTTTCAGTGGTGGTTGA
- the ilvN gene encoding acetolactate synthase small subunit — protein sequence MKHTLSVVVEDESGALSRIAGLFARRGFNIDSLAVGPAEAEGQSRLTMVVEGDDQTLQQMTKQLDKLVNVLQVLDLTQRPAVERELMLLKVSAPAASRGAVIELVQVFRAKVVDVADEALTLEVVGDPGKLVALERLMAPFGILEIARTGKVALERASGVNTEMLKVSPSQSRVPA from the coding sequence ATGAAACACACCCTTTCAGTGGTGGTTGAAGACGAATCCGGCGCACTCAGCCGGATCGCAGGACTCTTCGCCCGACGCGGCTTCAACATCGACAGCCTGGCTGTCGGCCCAGCAGAAGCCGAAGGGCAGTCGCGCCTGACCATGGTGGTGGAGGGCGATGACCAGACGCTCCAGCAGATGACCAAACAACTGGACAAGCTGGTGAATGTGCTTCAGGTCCTCGACCTGACACAGCGCCCGGCTGTGGAGCGGGAGCTGATGCTGCTCAAAGTTTCAGCACCGGCAGCATCCCGGGGCGCCGTGATCGAACTCGTTCAGGTGTTCAGGGCCAAGGTGGTGGACGTGGCTGATGAAGCCCTGACCCTGGAAGTGGTGGGTGATCCCGGAAAGCTGGTGGCCCTCGAACGGTTGATGGCCCCCTTCGGCATTCTCGAAATCGCCCGAACCGGCAAGGTGGCCCTTGAGCGGGCCTCAGGTGTGAACACCGAAATGCTCAAGGTGTCACCGAGCCAAAGCCGGGTGCCGGCCTGA
- a CDS encoding peptidylprolyl isomerase: MRRLRSWALLLLIPLLVSCSTSPRASVVTGCADAQAACLQGLATVTIQTSQGEFTIEVNGDSAPLTSGNFIDLVRRGIYDGTMFHRVVREPVPFVVQGGDPQSSDRSVPLGQLGTGSFVDPDNGQARMIPLEIKFRSEPQPRYSRVSTNPAELDGLELTHERGAVAMARSQAPDSASAQFYVALRPLPELDGRYAVFGRVVDGMEVVDAIQQGDRITKAVLKE, from the coding sequence ATGCGTCGTCTTCGTTCCTGGGCGCTGCTGCTGCTCATCCCTTTGTTGGTGAGTTGCAGCACTTCCCCGCGCGCTTCGGTGGTGACCGGCTGTGCTGATGCTCAGGCGGCCTGCCTGCAGGGCCTGGCCACCGTCACCATACAGACGAGCCAGGGCGAGTTCACGATTGAAGTGAATGGCGATTCCGCTCCCCTCACCTCCGGCAATTTCATCGATCTGGTGCGGCGCGGCATCTACGACGGAACCATGTTCCATCGCGTTGTTCGCGAGCCCGTTCCCTTTGTGGTGCAGGGTGGCGATCCGCAATCCAGTGATCGATCGGTTCCCTTGGGGCAGCTCGGCACCGGCAGTTTTGTGGATCCCGACAACGGCCAGGCTCGGATGATTCCGCTTGAGATCAAGTTCCGATCCGAGCCGCAGCCCCGCTACAGCAGGGTCAGCACCAATCCAGCGGAACTTGATGGCCTGGAGTTGACCCACGAGCGTGGAGCGGTGGCCATGGCCCGCTCCCAGGCTCCTGATTCCGCCAGTGCCCAGTTCTATGTGGCCTTGCGTCCCTTGCCGGAACTCGACGGCCGATACGCCGTCTTCGGCCGTGTGGTCGATGGCATGGAGGTGGTGGACGCGATCCAACAGGGAGATCGCATCACCAAGGCGGTGTTAAAGGAGTGA
- a CDS encoding photosystem I assembly protein Ycf4, which produces MSAAVLEQPVLGSRRLSNFLVASAVTIGGVGFLLASLSSYLGRDLVPIGHPAALVFVPQGLVMGLYSLAAALLATYLWYVIAVNVGGGSNRFDKDAGVVTISRRGFRKPVLVEIPLKDVKAVKVEVRDGFNARRRVALRIQGRRDMPLTRVGEPLPLAQLEKDGAELARFLGVNLEGL; this is translated from the coding sequence ATGTCCGCAGCAGTGCTCGAGCAACCCGTGCTCGGCTCCCGTCGTCTCTCGAATTTTTTGGTGGCTTCGGCCGTCACGATTGGGGGCGTGGGCTTCCTCCTGGCGTCGCTCTCGAGCTACCTCGGTCGCGACCTGGTTCCCATTGGGCACCCTGCAGCACTGGTGTTTGTGCCCCAGGGACTGGTGATGGGCTTGTACAGCCTTGCTGCGGCGTTGCTGGCCACGTATCTCTGGTACGTGATCGCTGTGAACGTTGGTGGCGGCAGCAATCGCTTCGATAAGGATGCCGGTGTGGTGACCATCAGCCGCCGCGGTTTCCGCAAGCCTGTTCTGGTGGAAATTCCGCTTAAAGATGTCAAAGCGGTAAAGGTGGAGGTGCGCGATGGCTTCAATGCGCGCCGCCGCGTCGCCCTGCGAATCCAGGGACGCCGTGACATGCCGCTCACCCGCGTTGGTGAACCGCTTCCTTTGGCCCAGTTAGAGAAGGACGGTGCTGAACTGGCCCGATTCCTGGGCGTCAACCTTGAGGGCCTCTGA
- the psbD gene encoding photosystem II D2 protein (photosystem q(a) protein), translating to MTIAVGRAPQRGWFDVLDDWLKRDRFVFVGWSGILLLPTAYLAIGGWLTGTTFVTSWYTHGIASSYLEGCNFLTAAVSTPADAMGHSLLLLWGPEAQGDFVRWCQLGGLWAFVALHGAFALIGFMLRQFEIARLVGIRPYNAIAFSGPIAVFVSVFLMYPLGQSSWFFAPSFGVAAIFRFLLFLQGFHNWTLNPFHMMGVAGILGGALLCAIHGATVENTLFEDGEQANTFKAFEPTQEEETYSMVTANRFWSQIFGIAFSNKRWLHFFMLFVPVMGLWTSSIGIIGLALNLRAYDFVSQEIRAAEDPEFETFYTKNILLNEGLRAWMAPADQPHENFVFPEEVLPRGNAL from the coding sequence ATGACGATCGCTGTAGGACGCGCGCCACAGCGGGGATGGTTTGACGTCCTCGATGACTGGCTCAAGCGCGACCGCTTCGTTTTTGTCGGCTGGTCCGGCATTCTTCTCCTTCCAACGGCCTACCTGGCCATAGGTGGCTGGCTGACAGGCACCACCTTTGTCACCTCCTGGTACACCCACGGCATTGCCTCCTCGTACCTGGAAGGTTGCAACTTCCTTACCGCTGCTGTGTCCACCCCCGCTGATGCGATGGGTCACAGCCTGCTGCTGCTCTGGGGCCCTGAGGCCCAGGGCGACTTCGTTCGCTGGTGTCAGCTCGGCGGCCTCTGGGCCTTCGTGGCCCTGCACGGCGCCTTCGCACTGATTGGCTTCATGCTCCGTCAGTTCGAGATCGCTCGTCTGGTCGGCATCCGCCCCTACAACGCCATCGCCTTCTCCGGTCCGATCGCGGTGTTCGTCAGCGTCTTCCTGATGTACCCCCTCGGCCAGAGCAGCTGGTTCTTCGCGCCCTCCTTCGGTGTGGCTGCGATCTTCCGCTTCCTTCTCTTCCTCCAGGGCTTCCACAACTGGACCCTGAACCCCTTCCACATGATGGGCGTCGCCGGCATCCTCGGCGGTGCACTGCTCTGCGCCATTCACGGCGCCACTGTGGAAAACACCCTGTTTGAGGACGGTGAGCAGGCCAACACCTTCAAGGCGTTCGAGCCCACTCAGGAAGAAGAGACCTATTCCATGGTCACCGCCAACCGCTTCTGGAGCCAGATCTTCGGTATCGCCTTCTCCAACAAGCGCTGGCTGCACTTCTTCATGCTGTTCGTGCCTGTGATGGGCCTGTGGACCAGCTCCATCGGCATCATCGGTCTGGCCCTCAACCTGCGCGCCTATGACTTCGTGTCCCAGGAAATCCGCGCTGCAGAAGATCCCGAATTCGAGACCTTCTACACCAAGAACATCCTTCTGAATGAAGGTCTGCGTGCCTGGATGGCACCGGCTGACCAGCCGCACGAAAACTTCGTCTTCCCTGAAGAGGTTCTGCCCCGTGGTAACGCTCTCTAA
- the psbC gene encoding photosystem II reaction center protein CP43 → MVTLSNPGLGATGGKDLPSTGYAWWSGNARLINLSGRLLGAHVAHAGLMVFWAGAMMLFEVSHFTFDKPMYEQGFICMPHVATLGYGVGPGGEVTDLFPFFVVGVLHLISSAVLGLGGLYHALRGPEILENYSSFFSQDWRDKNQMTNIIGYHLILLGVGCLLLVFKAMFFGGVYDTWAPGGGDVRMITNPTLDPGVIFGYLFRAPFGGEGWIIGVNSMEDIIGGHIWLGLTLIFGGIWHAITKPFGWVRRAFIWNGEAYLSYSLGALSFMSFIASAYIWFNNTAYPSEFWGPTNAEASQAQSFTFLVRDQRLGANIGSAMGPTGLGKYLMRSPTGEIIFGGETMRFWDFRGPWLEPLRGPNGLSLDKLQNDIQPWQVRRAAEYMTHAPNASINSVGGIITEPNSVNYVNLRQWLGATQFVLAFFFLVGHLWHAGRARAAAAGFEKGIDRKAEPVLGMPDLD, encoded by the coding sequence GTGGTAACGCTCTCTAATCCCGGTCTTGGCGCCACTGGCGGCAAAGACCTTCCCTCCACCGGGTATGCCTGGTGGTCTGGCAACGCCCGCCTGATCAACCTGTCCGGCCGTCTGCTTGGTGCCCACGTGGCCCACGCTGGTCTGATGGTGTTCTGGGCCGGCGCAATGATGCTGTTCGAGGTGAGCCACTTCACCTTCGACAAGCCCATGTACGAGCAGGGCTTCATCTGCATGCCCCACGTCGCCACCCTTGGCTACGGCGTGGGCCCCGGCGGTGAGGTCACTGATCTCTTCCCCTTCTTCGTGGTCGGTGTCCTGCACCTGATCAGCTCCGCCGTGCTCGGCCTCGGCGGCCTCTATCACGCCCTGCGTGGTCCGGAGATCTTGGAGAACTATTCCTCCTTCTTCTCCCAGGACTGGCGTGACAAAAACCAGATGACCAACATCATTGGTTACCACCTCATCCTTCTGGGAGTCGGCTGCCTGCTGCTGGTCTTTAAGGCCATGTTCTTCGGCGGCGTTTACGACACCTGGGCCCCCGGCGGCGGTGACGTCCGCATGATCACCAACCCGACCCTCGATCCGGGCGTGATTTTCGGTTACCTGTTCCGCGCTCCCTTCGGTGGAGAGGGCTGGATCATCGGTGTGAACTCCATGGAGGACATCATTGGTGGCCACATCTGGCTGGGTCTGACCCTGATCTTCGGTGGCATCTGGCACGCCATCACCAAGCCTTTCGGCTGGGTGCGTCGCGCCTTCATCTGGAACGGTGAGGCCTACCTGAGCTACAGCCTTGGCGCTCTGAGCTTCATGAGCTTCATCGCTTCTGCCTACATCTGGTTCAACAACACCGCCTATCCCTCCGAGTTCTGGGGCCCCACAAACGCTGAGGCATCCCAGGCTCAGAGCTTCACCTTCCTGGTGCGTGACCAGCGCCTCGGCGCCAACATCGGTTCCGCCATGGGTCCCACCGGCCTTGGCAAGTACCTGATGCGCTCACCCACCGGTGAAATCATCTTCGGTGGTGAAACCATGCGCTTCTGGGACTTCCGTGGTCCCTGGCTGGAGCCCCTGCGTGGCCCCAACGGTCTCAGCCTCGATAAGCTGCAGAACGACATTCAGCCCTGGCAAGTGCGCCGTGCGGCTGAGTACATGACCCACGCTCCCAACGCCTCGATCAATTCCGTGGGCGGCATCATCACCGAGCCCAACTCGGTGAACTACGTGAACCTCCGCCAGTGGCTGGGTGCAACGCAGTTCGTGCTCGCCTTCTTCTTCCTGGTTGGTCACCTCTGGCACGCCGGCCGCGCTCGCGCTGCTGCTGCTGGCTTCGAGAAAGGCATCGATCGCAAGGCTGAGCCTGTGCTCGGCATGCCCGACCTCGACTGA
- a CDS encoding PLP-dependent aspartate aminotransferase family protein, with protein MNTGLNTRVIHHGDSFAGDTGTVMPPIFPTSTFAHGNAGGFDYTRSGNPNFRILDGVLASVEGCAHATVFASGVSAITAVVSQLKQGDLVLCEENLYGCTVRLFEQVFAKFGLKTAWVDFTQPTALEQIQAQKPAMVWLESPTNPLLKVIDLEAVCAITQPLGIPVVVDNTFATALVQRPLELGATLSLTSTTKYINGHSDALGGAVCTNDPEWHQKMVFSQKALGLQPSPFDCWLITRGIKTLPLRLKQQMANAAALADQLAGHAKVNWVRYPHRSDHPQHQVATRQMRAGGAIVTVSFNASQEQTYALCKQLRWFTMAESLGGIESLICHPATMTHAAVSAEVKAKLGIDDGLVRFSVGCEDLADLQADLDQALELLA; from the coding sequence GTGAACACAGGCCTGAACACCCGGGTGATCCACCACGGCGACAGCTTTGCGGGAGACACCGGCACGGTGATGCCGCCGATCTTCCCCACCAGCACCTTTGCCCATGGCAACGCCGGCGGATTTGATTACACCCGGTCCGGCAACCCCAACTTCCGCATCCTTGATGGGGTGCTCGCCTCGGTTGAAGGCTGCGCCCACGCCACCGTGTTCGCCTCCGGCGTCAGCGCCATCACCGCCGTGGTCTCCCAACTGAAACAGGGCGATCTGGTGCTCTGCGAAGAGAACCTCTACGGCTGCACCGTGCGGCTGTTCGAGCAGGTGTTCGCGAAGTTCGGATTGAAAACCGCGTGGGTGGACTTCACCCAGCCAACCGCACTGGAGCAGATCCAAGCCCAGAAGCCAGCGATGGTGTGGCTGGAGAGCCCCACCAACCCTCTGCTCAAGGTGATCGACCTGGAGGCGGTGTGTGCCATCACCCAACCCCTCGGCATCCCCGTGGTGGTGGACAACACCTTCGCCACCGCCCTGGTGCAGCGCCCGCTGGAGCTGGGCGCAACCCTCTCGCTCACCAGCACAACCAAGTACATCAACGGCCACTCCGATGCCCTCGGTGGAGCCGTGTGCACCAACGATCCCGAGTGGCACCAGAAGATGGTGTTCTCCCAGAAGGCCCTTGGGCTGCAGCCGTCCCCCTTTGATTGCTGGCTGATCACGCGGGGCATCAAGACCCTGCCACTGCGGCTCAAGCAGCAGATGGCCAATGCCGCGGCCCTGGCCGATCAACTGGCGGGGCACGCGAAGGTGAACTGGGTGCGTTACCCCCACCGCAGCGATCACCCTCAGCATCAGGTGGCAACCCGTCAGATGCGTGCCGGTGGCGCCATCGTGACGGTGAGCTTCAACGCCAGCCAGGAGCAGACCTATGCCCTCTGCAAACAGCTGCGCTGGTTCACCATGGCCGAAAGCCTGGGCGGCATCGAAAGCCTGATCTGCCACCCCGCCACCATGACCCACGCCGCGGTGTCGGCTGAGGTAAAGGCCAAACTGGGCATCGACGATGGCCTGGTGCGCTTCTCCGTGGGCTGCGAAGACCTCGCCGATCTGCAGGCCGATCTGGACCAGGCCCTGGAGCTGCTGGCGTGA